Proteins from one Pseudomonas grandcourensis genomic window:
- a CDS encoding CoA-transferase subunit beta, with product MTYTTNEMMTVAAARRLKNGSVCFVGIGLPSKAANLARLTSSPDVVLIYESGPIGAKPSVLPLSIGDGELAETADTVVPTGEIFRYWLQGGRIDVGFLGAAQVDRFGNINTTVVGDYHSPKVRLPGAGGAPEIAGSAKSVLIILKQSSRSFVDKLDFITSVGHGEGGDSRKRLGLPGAGPVGIITDLCIMEPEEGTHEFVVTALHPGVTREQVVAATGWAIRFADHVEQTAEPTEVELTALRDLEARTAAAHGQAPGEA from the coding sequence ATGACTTACACCACCAATGAAATGATGACCGTCGCCGCCGCTCGCCGTCTGAAGAACGGTTCGGTGTGCTTCGTCGGTATCGGCCTGCCGTCGAAAGCGGCCAACCTGGCACGCCTGACGTCCTCGCCTGATGTGGTCCTGATCTACGAATCGGGTCCGATCGGCGCCAAACCAAGCGTATTGCCGCTGTCGATCGGTGACGGTGAGCTGGCGGAAACCGCCGACACCGTAGTCCCGACCGGCGAGATTTTCCGCTACTGGCTGCAGGGCGGGCGCATTGACGTCGGTTTCCTCGGTGCGGCGCAGGTCGACCGTTTCGGCAACATCAACACCACCGTCGTGGGTGATTACCACTCGCCGAAAGTCCGTCTGCCGGGTGCCGGTGGCGCGCCGGAGATCGCCGGTTCCGCCAAGAGCGTGTTGATCATCCTCAAGCAGTCGTCGCGCTCCTTTGTCGACAAACTCGATTTCATTACCTCGGTCGGCCACGGCGAGGGCGGTGATTCGCGCAAGCGCCTCGGCCTGCCAGGCGCCGGTCCGGTGGGGATCATCACCGACCTGTGCATCATGGAACCGGAGGAGGGCACCCACGAATTCGTGGTCACCGCACTGCATCCGGGCGTGACCCGCGAGCAAGTGGTTGCTGCCACCGGTTGGGCAATTCGCTTTGCCGACCATGTTGAGCAAACCGCCGAGCCGACTGAAGTCGAACTGACCGCGCTGCGCGACCTCGAAGCCCGCACAGCTGCCGCACACGGCCAAGCCCCCGGAGAAGCGTGA
- a CDS encoding MFS transporter has translation MNQPQSAVGNCLDVQSFINAQPISRYQWRVVILCFLIVFLDGLDTAAMGFIAPALSQDWGIDRASLGPVMSAALIGMVFGALGSGPLADRFGRKVVLVGAVLLFGAFSLASAYSSNVDQLLVLRFLTGLGLGAGMPNATTLLSEYTPERKKSLLVTSMFCGFNLGMAGGGFISAKLIPAFGWHSLLLIGGVLPLILAVVLLLWLPESARYLVVRNRGTDKVRKALAPIDPTVVAQASSFSVPEQKTVKARNVFAVIFSGTYSTGTLLLWLTYFMGLVIVYLLTSWLPTLMRDSGASMEQAAFIGALFQFGGVLSAVGVGWAMDRFNPHKVIGTFYLLAGVFAYAVGQSLGNITILATLVLVAGMCVNGAQSAMPSLAARFYPTQGRATGVSWMLGIGRFGAILGAWMGATLLGLGWNFEQVLTALVIPAALATTAVVIKGMVSHADAT, from the coding sequence ATGAACCAGCCTCAGTCTGCTGTAGGAAACTGCCTCGACGTGCAGTCCTTCATCAATGCCCAACCCATTTCGCGCTACCAGTGGCGCGTGGTGATCCTGTGTTTCCTGATTGTCTTCCTCGATGGCCTCGACACTGCGGCCATGGGTTTCATCGCCCCGGCCCTGTCCCAGGACTGGGGTATCGACCGCGCCAGTCTCGGCCCGGTGATGAGTGCGGCGTTGATCGGCATGGTCTTCGGCGCACTGGGCTCCGGCCCTCTGGCTGACCGCTTCGGGCGAAAAGTCGTACTGGTCGGTGCGGTGCTGTTGTTCGGCGCCTTCAGTCTGGCCTCTGCCTACAGCAGCAATGTCGATCAATTGCTGGTGTTGCGCTTCCTGACCGGCCTGGGTCTGGGCGCCGGCATGCCGAACGCCACCACGCTGCTGTCGGAGTACACACCGGAGCGCAAGAAGTCCCTGCTGGTGACCAGCATGTTCTGCGGCTTCAACCTCGGCATGGCTGGCGGCGGATTTATCTCGGCCAAGCTGATTCCGGCCTTTGGCTGGCACAGCCTGCTGCTGATCGGCGGGGTTCTGCCGTTGATCCTCGCCGTCGTTTTGCTGCTCTGGCTGCCGGAGTCGGCGCGTTACCTGGTGGTGCGTAACCGCGGTACGGACAAAGTGCGCAAGGCACTGGCGCCGATCGATCCGACGGTGGTGGCCCAGGCGTCCAGCTTCAGCGTGCCGGAGCAGAAAACCGTGAAGGCGCGCAATGTGTTCGCGGTGATCTTCTCCGGCACCTACAGCACCGGCACCTTGCTGCTGTGGCTGACCTACTTCATGGGCCTGGTGATCGTTTACCTGCTGACCAGCTGGCTGCCGACCCTGATGCGCGACAGTGGCGCGAGCATGGAGCAGGCCGCCTTCATCGGCGCGCTGTTCCAGTTTGGTGGCGTGCTCAGTGCAGTGGGCGTGGGCTGGGCAATGGACCGGTTCAATCCGCACAAGGTCATCGGCACTTTCTACCTGCTGGCCGGGGTATTTGCCTACGCGGTAGGGCAGAGCCTGGGCAACATCACAATCCTGGCGACCCTGGTGCTGGTGGCCGGGATGTGTGTCAACGGTGCGCAATCGGCGATGCCGTCACTGGCGGCGCGGTTCTATCCGACTCAAGGGCGGGCCACCGGCGTGTCGTGGATGCTCGGCATCGGTCGCTTCGGCGCCATCCTTGGTGCCTGGATGGGCGCGACGCTGCTGGGGCTGGGCTGGAACTTCGAGCAGGTGCTGACGGCGCTGGTGATTCCGGCGGCGCTGGCAACGACGGCGGTGGTGATCAAGGGCATGGTCAGTCATGCGGATGCGACCTGA
- a CDS encoding CoA transferase subunit A: MAEILSLHDAVKQFVNDGDTVALEGFTHLIPTAAGHEIIRQGKKDLTLVRMTPDLIYDQLIGAGCARKLIFSWGGNPGVGSLHRLRDAVEKQWPHALEIEEHSHADLANAYVAGASGLPFAVLRAYAGSDLPKVNPLIKSVTCPFTGEVLAAVPSVRPDITVIHAQKADRKGNVLLWGILGVQKEAALAAKRCIVTVEEIVDDLNAPMNSCVLPTWALSAVCHVPGGAHPSYAHGYNERDNRFYQAWDPIARDRETFTAWINEYIHGSADFSEFQAKLAAASEAK, encoded by the coding sequence ATGGCTGAAATCCTTTCGCTGCACGACGCGGTGAAGCAATTCGTAAACGACGGCGATACGGTCGCGCTCGAAGGCTTTACTCACCTGATCCCGACGGCGGCGGGTCACGAAATCATTCGCCAGGGCAAGAAAGACCTGACCCTGGTGCGGATGACTCCTGACTTGATCTACGACCAGTTGATCGGTGCCGGTTGTGCCCGCAAGCTGATTTTCTCCTGGGGCGGCAACCCGGGTGTCGGCTCCCTGCATCGCCTGCGTGACGCTGTGGAAAAGCAGTGGCCCCACGCGCTGGAAATCGAAGAGCACAGCCACGCCGACCTGGCCAATGCCTACGTCGCCGGCGCTTCCGGCCTGCCGTTCGCGGTGCTGCGTGCCTACGCCGGTTCCGACCTGCCGAAGGTCAACCCGCTGATCAAATCCGTCACTTGCCCGTTCACTGGCGAAGTGCTGGCCGCCGTGCCTTCGGTGCGCCCGGACATTACCGTGATTCACGCGCAGAAAGCCGACCGCAAGGGCAACGTGCTGCTCTGGGGCATCCTCGGCGTGCAGAAAGAAGCCGCTCTGGCCGCCAAGCGCTGCATCGTCACCGTTGAGGAAATCGTCGACGACCTCAATGCACCGATGAACTCCTGTGTATTGCCAACCTGGGCCTTGAGCGCGGTTTGCCACGTACCTGGCGGTGCGCATCCTTCCTACGCCCACGGTTACAACGAGCGCGACAACCGCTTCTACCAGGCCTGGGACCCGATTGCCCGCGACCGTGAAACCTTCACCGCGTGGATCAACGAATACATCCACGGCAGCGCTGACTTCAGCGAGTTCCAGGCCAAACTGGCCGCCGCTTCGGAGGCGAAGTAA
- the pcaR gene encoding pca regulon transcriptional regulator PcaR, producing the protein MNDQMRNSFASVAPPIVASPAKRIQALTGDPDFMTSLARGLAVVQAFQERKRHLTIAQISHRTEIPRAAVRRCLHTLIKLGYATTDGRTYSLLPKVLTLGHAYVSSTPLAVSAQPYLDRMSEQLHEACNMATLEGDDILYIARSATTQRLISVDLSVGGRLPAYCTSMGRILLAALDDTSLGEYLDHAELQAKTSRTIHTPEALLECLQEVRLQGWCIVDQELEQGLRSIAVPVYDASGQVVAALNVSTHAGRVSRNELEQRFLPGLLSASRDLSAQLFA; encoded by the coding sequence ATGAACGATCAAATGCGTAATTCCTTCGCTTCAGTGGCTCCTCCCATCGTTGCCTCACCTGCCAAACGGATCCAGGCACTGACCGGCGACCCGGATTTCATGACGTCCCTGGCCCGTGGCCTGGCCGTGGTGCAAGCGTTCCAGGAGCGCAAACGGCACCTGACCATCGCCCAGATCAGCCACCGCACGGAAATTCCCCGCGCTGCCGTGCGCCGTTGCCTGCACACCCTGATCAAGCTCGGCTACGCCACCACCGACGGCCGCACCTATTCGCTGCTGCCCAAAGTGCTGACCCTCGGCCATGCCTATGTGTCCTCGACGCCACTGGCGGTTTCCGCCCAGCCTTACCTGGACCGCATGAGCGAGCAACTGCACGAGGCCTGCAACATGGCCACGCTGGAGGGTGATGACATTCTGTACATCGCCCGCTCTGCGACCACCCAACGCCTGATTTCGGTGGACCTGTCGGTAGGCGGGCGCTTGCCGGCCTATTGCACATCGATGGGACGGATCCTGTTGGCCGCGCTGGATGACACCTCGCTGGGCGAATACCTCGACCACGCCGAATTGCAAGCCAAGACCAGCCGCACGATCCACACCCCCGAGGCATTGCTCGAATGCCTGCAAGAAGTACGACTGCAAGGCTGGTGCATCGTCGACCAGGAACTCGAGCAAGGGCTGCGTTCGATTGCCGTCCCGGTGTACGACGCTTCCGGGCAGGTGGTTGCGGCCCTCAACGTCAGTACCCATGCGGGGCGGGTCAGCCGCAATGAGCTTGAACAGCGTTTCCTGCCCGGTTTGTTGAGCGCCAGCCGCGACCTCAGCGCCCAGTTGTTTGCCTAA
- a CDS encoding inorganic phosphate transporter, whose protein sequence is MIDLFSGLDAWVLVSLLLALAFVLAFEFINGFHDTANAVATVIYTKAMPPHLAVFFSGVFNFLGVLLGGVGVAYAIVHLLPVELLINVNTGHGLAMVFSLLAAAITWNLGTWYFGIPASSSHTLIGSILGVGLANALINDIPLADGVNWQKAIDIGASLVFSPMAGFLIAALILIGLKWWRPLSKMHKTPEQRRKIDDKKHPPFWNRLVLVISAMAVSFVHGSNDGQKGIGLIMLVLIGIVPAQFVLDLNSTTYQIERTRDATLHLSQFYQRNSETLGEFLALGKSVEGDLPEKFRCNPQQTEPTITALLGTLKGVADYHSLPSESRIEVRRYLLCLDDTAKKVSKLPTLGAREKADLDKLRKDLTTTTEYAPFWVILAVALALGLGTMVGWKRVVLTIGEKIGKQGMTYSQGMSAQITTATLIGMANIFSLPVSTTHVLSSGVAGTMVANKSGLQSGTVRTILLAWVLTLPATVALSAGLFWLASKALGS, encoded by the coding sequence ATGATCGATTTATTCAGCGGACTGGATGCTTGGGTGCTTGTGAGCCTCTTGCTCGCCCTGGCCTTTGTCCTCGCCTTCGAGTTCATCAACGGCTTTCATGACACCGCTAACGCGGTGGCGACCGTTATCTACACCAAAGCCATGCCGCCTCACCTGGCGGTGTTCTTCTCCGGTGTGTTCAACTTCCTCGGCGTGCTGCTGGGCGGGGTCGGCGTGGCGTATGCCATCGTCCACCTGCTGCCGGTAGAACTGCTGATCAATGTGAACACTGGTCACGGACTCGCCATGGTGTTCTCGTTGCTCGCCGCCGCCATTACCTGGAACCTGGGCACCTGGTACTTCGGTATTCCCGCGTCCAGTTCCCACACGCTGATCGGTTCGATCCTCGGTGTCGGCCTGGCCAATGCCCTGATCAACGATATTCCGCTGGCTGACGGTGTGAACTGGCAGAAAGCGATCGATATCGGCGCCTCGCTGGTGTTCTCGCCAATGGCCGGCTTCCTGATCGCCGCGCTGATCCTGATCGGTCTTAAATGGTGGCGTCCGCTGTCGAAGATGCACAAGACGCCGGAACAGCGCCGCAAGATCGACGACAAGAAGCACCCGCCATTCTGGAATCGCCTGGTACTGGTGATCTCGGCCATGGCCGTGAGTTTCGTGCACGGCTCCAACGATGGCCAGAAAGGTATCGGCCTGATCATGCTGGTCCTGATCGGTATCGTGCCGGCGCAGTTCGTTCTCGACCTGAACAGCACGACCTATCAGATCGAGCGGACTCGCGACGCCACGCTGCACCTGAGCCAGTTCTACCAGCGTAATTCTGAAACCCTGGGCGAGTTCCTGGCCCTGGGCAAGAGCGTGGAAGGCGATCTGCCGGAGAAGTTCCGTTGCAACCCGCAACAGACCGAACCGACCATCACCGCCCTGCTCGGCACCCTCAAGGGTGTAGCCGACTATCACTCGCTGCCGTCGGAAAGCCGCATCGAAGTGCGTCGTTACCTGCTCTGCCTGGACGACACGGCGAAGAAAGTCAGCAAGTTGCCAACGCTCGGCGCCCGTGAAAAGGCTGACCTGGACAAGCTGCGCAAGGACCTGACCACCACCACCGAATACGCCCCGTTCTGGGTGATCCTGGCGGTTGCACTGGCCTTGGGCCTGGGCACCATGGTCGGCTGGAAACGCGTGGTACTGACCATTGGCGAGAAGATCGGCAAGCAAGGCATGACCTACTCCCAAGGCATGTCGGCGCAGATCACCACCGCCACCCTGATCGGCATGGCGAACATCTTCAGCCTGCCGGTTTCCACCACCCACGTGCTGTCCTCGGGTGTGGCGGGCACCATGGTCGCCAACAAAAGCGGCCTGCAAAGCGGCACCGTCAGAACCATCCTGCTGGCCTGGGTATTGACCCTGCCAGCCACCGTGGCCCTGTCGGCCGGGTTGTTCTGGCTGGCATCGAAGGCCCTTGGCAGCTGA
- the pcaF gene encoding 3-oxoadipyl-CoA thiolase, which produces MMRDVYICDAIRTPIGRFGGGLSTVRADDLAAVPIKALMERNPSVDWNAVDEVFLGCANQAGEDNRNVARMALLLAGLPESIPGVTLNRLCASGMDAIGTAFRAIASGEMELAIAGGVESMSRAPFVMGKADAAFSRNMKLEDTTIGWRFINPLMKAQYGVDAMPQTADNVADDYKVSRADQDAFALRSQQRTAAAQAAGFFAEEIVEVRIAHKKGETVVSQDEHPRADTTLEALTKLKPVNGPDKTVTAGNASGVNDGAAALILASAEAVKKHGLTARAKVLGMASAGVAPRVMGIGPVPAVRKLIERLGVAVSDFDVIELNEAFASQGLAVLRELGIADDAAQVNPNGGAIALGHPLGMSGARLVLTALHQLEKNGGKKGLATMCVGVGQGLALAIERV; this is translated from the coding sequence GTGATGCGTGACGTTTATATCTGCGACGCGATTCGTACCCCCATCGGCCGTTTCGGCGGTGGCCTGTCGACGGTACGTGCCGACGACCTGGCTGCCGTACCAATCAAGGCCTTGATGGAGCGCAACCCGTCGGTGGACTGGAACGCCGTGGACGAGGTGTTCCTCGGCTGCGCCAACCAGGCCGGTGAAGACAACCGCAACGTTGCGCGTATGGCGCTGTTGCTGGCCGGCCTGCCGGAAAGCATTCCCGGCGTGACCCTCAACCGCCTCTGCGCTTCGGGCATGGATGCCATCGGCACCGCGTTCCGCGCCATCGCCAGCGGCGAGATGGAGCTGGCGATTGCCGGTGGCGTCGAGTCGATGTCTCGCGCACCGTTTGTGATGGGCAAGGCCGATGCCGCGTTTTCACGCAACATGAAGCTCGAAGACACCACCATCGGCTGGCGCTTCATCAACCCGTTGATGAAAGCCCAGTACGGCGTGGACGCGATGCCGCAGACCGCTGACAACGTCGCCGACGATTACAAGGTGTCCCGCGCCGATCAGGACGCGTTCGCCCTGCGCAGTCAACAACGCACGGCCGCCGCGCAAGCCGCCGGGTTCTTCGCCGAAGAAATCGTTGAAGTGCGGATCGCCCACAAGAAGGGTGAAACCGTGGTCAGCCAGGACGAACATCCTCGCGCCGACACCACCCTGGAAGCCCTGACCAAACTCAAACCGGTCAACGGCCCCGACAAGACCGTCACCGCTGGCAATGCCTCGGGTGTGAACGACGGCGCCGCCGCGTTGATCCTGGCTTCGGCCGAAGCGGTGAAGAAACACGGCCTGACTGCCCGTGCCAAAGTACTGGGCATGGCCAGCGCCGGTGTTGCTCCGCGTGTAATGGGCATCGGTCCGGTGCCGGCGGTGCGTAAACTGATCGAACGCCTCGGTGTGGCGGTCAGCGATTTCGACGTGATCGAACTCAACGAAGCCTTCGCCAGCCAAGGCCTGGCGGTGCTGCGTGAACTGGGGATCGCGGACGACGCAGCCCAGGTCAACCCGAACGGTGGCGCGATTGCCTTGGGCCATCCATTGGGCATGAGCGGTGCGCGGTTGGTACTGACGGCTTTGCATCAATTGGAAAAAAACGGCGGCAAGAAAGGTCTGGCGACCATGTGCGTCGGTGTCGGCCAAGGTCTGGCTTTGGCGATCGAGCGCGTCTGA
- the pcaG gene encoding protocatechuate 3,4-dioxygenase subunit alpha: MTLTATTSHTVGPYYHIGLTWLNRENLTVEQTLGERVAITGQVVDGNGDIVNDAMLEVWQANAAGKYDHPEDDQKKPLDPNFEGFGRVPVDAEGRFRFTTIKPGTVEGLKGTTQAPHLVVLVFARGLVKHLLTRIYFDGEAANVDDPLLECVPADRRGTLIAKQDASGVYQWNVILQGTDAETVFFDY; this comes from the coding sequence ATGACGCTGACTGCGACCACGTCCCACACCGTCGGGCCGTACTACCACATCGGCCTGACCTGGCTGAACCGCGAAAACCTGACTGTCGAGCAAACCCTGGGCGAGCGCGTGGCGATCACCGGGCAAGTGGTCGACGGCAATGGCGACATCGTCAACGACGCGATGCTGGAAGTCTGGCAGGCCAACGCCGCCGGTAAGTATGACCACCCGGAAGACGACCAGAAAAAACCCCTGGACCCGAACTTCGAAGGCTTTGGTCGGGTGCCGGTAGATGCCGAAGGGCGTTTTCGTTTCACCACCATCAAGCCCGGTACGGTCGAGGGGCTCAAAGGCACGACCCAGGCACCGCACCTGGTGGTACTGGTGTTTGCCCGTGGCCTGGTCAAGCACCTGTTGACGCGGATTTACTTTGATGGCGAAGCGGCTAACGTCGACGATCCGTTGCTGGAGTGCGTGCCGGCGGATCGTCGCGGCACGTTGATCGCCAAGCAGGATGCGTCGGGTGTTTATCAGTGGAATGTGATTCTGCAGGGCACCGATGCCGAGACGGTGTTCTTCGACTATTAA
- the pcaH gene encoding protocatechuate 3,4-dioxygenase subunit beta — protein MTDKPGYRRPQAGTQPEYLHPAYQSTNLRSPSKPLVFLPHSLSEITGPTVGAERVNEKDSDLTAQHEGQPQGERIIIHGRVLDENGLPVPGILVEIWQANAAGRYAHARDLHDAPLDPNFTGTGRTVTDADGWYQFQTIKPGAYPWGNHHNAWRPAHIHFSLFGPSILTRLVTQMYFPGDPLLAYDPIYNCVPDTSAKERLIATFDLEKTIPSYALGYRWDIVLRGRDATPMEK, from the coding sequence ATGACTGACAAGCCTGGTTACCGTCGCCCGCAGGCGGGCACTCAGCCGGAATACCTGCACCCGGCCTATCAATCCACCAACCTGCGCTCGCCGTCCAAACCGTTGGTGTTCCTGCCTCATTCGTTGTCGGAAATTACCGGTCCGACCGTCGGCGCCGAGCGCGTCAACGAGAAGGACAGCGACCTGACCGCCCAGCACGAGGGGCAGCCACAGGGTGAGCGCATCATCATCCACGGCCGCGTGCTGGATGAAAACGGTCTGCCGGTGCCGGGGATTCTGGTGGAGATCTGGCAAGCCAACGCCGCCGGTCGCTACGCACATGCCCGCGACCTGCACGACGCACCGCTGGACCCGAATTTCACCGGCACCGGCCGCACCGTGACCGACGCCGATGGCTGGTACCAGTTCCAGACCATCAAGCCAGGTGCGTATCCGTGGGGTAACCACCACAACGCGTGGCGCCCGGCGCACATCCATTTCTCGCTGTTCGGGCCGAGCATCCTGACGCGCCTGGTGACGCAGATGTATTTCCCGGGCGACCCGCTGCTGGCGTACGACCCGATCTACAATTGCGTGCCCGATACCAGCGCCAAAGAGCGTTTGATCGCCACGTTCGATCTGGAAAAAACCATCCCTTCCTATGCCCTCGGTTATCGCTGGGACATCGTTTTGCGCGGCCGCGACGCCACGCCGATGGAGAAATAA